GTTTAACGAACGGCACATCCTTGTAATCAATCCCGACTTTTTCGATGCAGAAGAAGCACGGCTTCCGCTTGCGCTTCTTGAACATCCCCTCTTTTTTCGGTTTCCTTGCTTCTCTGGTCATTTAGCCACCTCGCTTAAAATGGGATCTCGTCTTCGACGACTTCGTCAGTCTTCTGTCCTTTGTCTTCAGTCTTCTGTCCGCCTTCAACTGACGACTGTTGACTGTTAATTGTCGACGGTTGACTTCGTTGCCCAAGCATCTGCATCCCGTCAGCCACGACTTCCGACATGGTCCGCGGCTGGCCATCTTTGCCGGTAAAGGTCCTGATCTGCAGGCGTCCCTCGATCGCCACCGGCCGCCCCTTTTTCAAATATTCGCCGCAAATCTCGGCCAAACGCCGCCAGGCAACGATGTTGATAAAATCAACGTCCTGCTCGCCTTCGGCCGCCCCCCCTTTTTTAAATCGGTTGACGGCGATAGCGAAACGGGCGACCGGGATGCCGCTGGTCGTGTAGCGGAGTTCCGGGTCGCGCGTCAAATTGCCGATTAGAAATACTTTGTTATACATGGTTTAGAACGGCAGGTCGCCCTCCAGGCCGGAATCGTCGACGACTTCGTCAACGGCCACTTTTGCTTCTTCCTTGACCCGTGACCCTGTACCCTTCTCCAATTCAGTCATGCTCTTGGCCACCACTTCCGTCACCCAGCGCCGTTGGCCGGATTGGTCTTCGAAAGAGCGGTTCTGGATCCGTCCCTCGACCAGGGCCAGATGCCCTTTTTTCAAATGTTGGCCGCAGACCTCGGCCAGCCCGCGCCAGGCCACGATGTCGATAAAATCGGCGCCATTTTCCCCGTGACTCGTCGCCGGCCGCTCGACCGACAGACGGAATTTGGCGACCGGCAGGCCGTCGTTCGTAGAGCGGAGCTCGGGGTCGGCGGTCAGCCGCCCGATCAGGATGATCCTATTTAGATTCGCCAAGCGGTTCTCCCTTAATCTCGCCGACGGCCACGGCCTCGATCGGCGTCCCGGAGATATCCTTTCTCTCGGCCCGTTCCGGTCTCACCGCGTCCGGCTCTACCGCCTGGGAAATAAGGTAACGGATAATGTTCTCGTTCACCTTGAGGTAGCCGATCAGTTGGTTAGGGAGCGCCGGCGGGGACTGAAAGCGGACCAGGACGTAATAGCCCTGGGTCAGCCGTTTGGCTTTCATCAATATCGACTGCAGGCGCCGGGTCCCCCATTTTTCCGTCTTGTCGATCTGGCCCCCCAGCTCCTTGATCTTCTCTTCGACTTTGCCAACCACCAGCCCGATTTTTTCCTCGCCGTGGGCGGGATCCATTATGATTATTAGTTCGTACGGGTTCACGGACAAAACCTCCTTTTAGGGTCAACAGGCAAGTGTATATTGTAGCACAAAAGTGGTCAGCTCACAAGTCAGGGGGTAAAGCGGACTAAGATCAGGTCGCCATCCTTGACCTGGTATTCTTTTCCCTCGGTCCGGAGCCAACCGCGCTCGCGGGCGGCGGCGTATGAGCCGGCCCGGACCAGTTCAGCCGCGCCGATGACCTCGGCGGCAATAAAGCCCTTTTCCATGGCCGAATGGACCTGGCCGACCGCCCGGGGGGCGCGGGTCCCCTGCTTGACCGTCCAAGCACGGCATTCTTTGGCGTTAGCAGTGAAAAAAGTTATTAGATCGAGCAGTCGGTAGCCCGCCCGGATCAGGCGGGGGAGGGCAAAGTCTTCCAGACCGACGCTTTTCAGGTATTCCTCGGCTTCGGCCGGGGGGAGTTCATTGATCTCCCCCTCCAGTTTGGCACAGATCGCCACTACCCCGGCATTTTCCTCTGCCGCCAGAGCTTTGACCCCATCAACTTCCGTCCGGTTGCCGGTCTCATCAACATTGGCGACATAAAGGACCGGCTTGAAGGTCAGCAGGGGGAGATCGGCCAGCAGGGCCAGGTCTTCATGGCTCAAAGCAGGTAAGACCTTACGGGCCGGGCGGCCGGAGTCAAGCTCTCCCTTGATCTTTTCCAGGAGATGGAGGTATTTGAGGACGTTCTTGTCGCCAATTTTAAGAGCGCTCTTAACCGGTGCTAATTTACTCTCCAGCGTGGCCAGGTCGGCCAGGATAAGCTCGGCATTGATCAGCTCGATATCGCGCCGCGGGTCGACCGTCCCCTCGACATGGGTAATATTGGGGTCAGGAAAACAACGGACCACATGGGCAATGGCGTTGACCTCCCGGATGTGCGCTAAAAATTGGTTGCCGAGTCCCTCCCCACGATGCGCCCCTTTGACCAGCCCGGCAATATCATAAAACCCGATGACAGTCGGAACGGTTTTAGCCGAGCCAACGACCGCGGCGATCTGGGCGACCCGCTCGTCCGGCACGGCGACGACGCCGACATTCGGCTTAATAGTTGTGAACGGATAGTTGGAGACGTCTACTTTGGCCTGGGCCAGAAGATTAAAAAGGGTCGATTTACCGACGTTAGGCAAACCGACGATACCGAGCGTGAACCCCATTAGTCAACGATAGTCAGGCGGAACTTGCCGAGGAGGCGTCCGTCATCGCGGGAGATCAAACTGCCGACGTAGATGGCGTTACCGGCGAGAGTTCCCATATCGGTCCGGCCATCCCAGGTAACTTTATTGACCCCGGCTGAACCACCTTCGCCGCCGGCCATCAAGGTGAACTTCTTCGCTCTCACCCCGCCGACACCGATGACATAGATATCGATATTAGCGTCAGCCGACAACCCGTATTGGATGGTCACTAGCTTCTGCTTGCTGATGCTGAACGGGCTCGGATAGGTCAGTGGCGGCCCGACCAGGCGGAGCGGCCCGCCCATCACTTCAACGGTCGCTGTTTCGGTCGCGATCGCGGCGGCGGCAAGGGTTCCGCCGGAGCGCGCGCTGACCACAAAATTATGCGGCCCTTCGGCCAAGGCCTCCGGCACGGACAGCTTGAGGCTCAGGGCGTTGAATTTGTCCTCTGCCGAGCTTGTCCCGGCGGCGTAGGTCTTGGAGGCGACGCTTGACGCGTCGACTTTTAATGATTTGACGTTGCTCGTTCCCGGATCGACCGTCACCGCGTAAGCGTCAATATTTTTTGCCAGCATATAGGGAGCATCAATATTGATCTCTACCCTGACATCCGGTTTGCTGGAGACGACAAATGGCTGGCCCTTGGCGACCAGCGCTGGTTGATAGAGGCGGTTGCCAAACCAGATCTTGACGCGTGGCGCCGGCTCTTGCGCCCCCGCGACCGGCGGAATAATACCTCCGCCCAGAGAGAGCGCCATCCCTTTGACCTCGTCCCACCCGGTACCGGAGATCTTAACATAACCATCGGCACCGTAACCTTTGGCATCTTGCTCGGTCGAGACCCGATAGGTATCACCGACGACCAGGGAACCGGGGAAGATGGCAAAGGCGTTGATCAGGAAGCTATTGGCCGCGCCGAAACAACTGCTCTCGGCATATTTACCCTCGCCCAGCTCGGTCATATCGCGGAACAAGAAGATCCGCCGGTTGTTGACGGTCGATTCCGGGGTATCGGCGACCGTCCCGACCACCCAGTAAGGGGGCATCAGGGGTTTCAGCTCCGTCTGCGCGAAGGCCATGCCTGACGGCAGGCAAGCGCAAGAAGCTAAAACCAACCCTATGCAAACCAGCGCTAACTTTTTCATTTTTTCAGTTTGATCGTTACGTCCTTATCAACCGATAGATAGTAACCTTTGCCGGCTTTGAGCGTCAAAGCCGCCGGATCACCGGACGGGGTCACATAGAGCTTATTCCCGCCACTGTCATAGGTGGCCCCAAAAAGCTGTTGGCTTTCATCCCAATAAGCCGCGGCGGTAACCTTAGCAGTTTCCGTGGCATTGACAGCCTTGATCAAATCGCCCAGGGTGGCTACCCCGGTCAGGATCGAGGTCCCGTCTTCCTTCTGGACTTCCAGCGGCCCGTCGAAAGGCATGCCGATAGAATTGACTCCCATGCCGTCGGTTTTTTTCTTGAGCGTGATCGTCAATGATGTGACCCCGCCGCCGACACCACCGGCCCCTAATGTGTAGCCGAGAGTGGCGCATGGCGGGCTATTGCCAAAGGGGCCGTTATAAACCACCTCAAAATAATAAGTTCCGCCCGGAGTTAAGGTTGTCGAGGGGAGGATGAGACTGGCGCCATGTTGGTTTGGGTCCAGCGTCAATTTATTTGGGTCCTGCCCCCACGACCAATCCATCGAAGAAACTTCCCTGATACCGTCATCAACCGCATGCGGCGAGGAAGAAACTATCAGGTTTGAAACTGTGGTTAGCGGGGTATGACCACTATCATAAGGATGGGCGGTCGTTTCAGAAATATTGTTGATATATGGCGTCTGGGGGGCGGCCGCTTTATGATCAAGATTGATCAGCTTATCGTCCACGTCGTTCGTGTCTTTGGCCGTGCCGAGCTGGTACGGGCCGTTGAACCCGTAATATTTACCCAGGGCCGGGGGATTATCGCTCCAGCCTTTCAGGTAAAAGGAACTCCCGTCTTGAATAGACGTGCTGGTCTGCCAGATGCCTGATGCATCGGTTATACCAAAAGCCCGTAGAGTGCCGGAATAATAAGTCCCGCTTCCGGTCGAAGCCACGGCCCCTTCAATGGCTTGGATCAAAGCGTTGCTGACCGCGCTACCGCCTTTTTTAACAATAGGATTACGGATTGTCGCGATAGCCAGCACCGGTCCGCTGAAAACCAGCCAGGCCAGCAAAACAGCCATTCCCCCTTTTAACAAGCGAATTTTCTTCATTGTCATCCTCTCCTTTATTTGTTACGGATTGAACGTCACGTCGTTTGAAGTTGCGTTGTAATACCAGAGCCCGCCGCCGATCTCCATCTTCAGGGCTCCCATCGTCCCTTTGCCGTCCAGATCGACCAGCGACCAATCTTTATTCACGCCGTCGTAAACCGCGTGTTGATAGTACTGTGATTTATTGTCAAACTTAAAGACTTCCGCCCCTTTGGCTGCTCCCAGCCCCTTGTCCTTGAGCAAGCCGGACCAGCATTGCGGTAATGCGAAGTCATTGTAGAACGCTCCCTTATAAAAAGTTGTGCTGTATCCTTTATCATTCGCCGGCACATTGCCGACTACGGTGATCGGGATATCGTTGGCCAGCGGATTATAGATCCAGTAAGCCAAGCCCCTATTAATTAGGATTGGGATATCCCATTTTGTCGAATAAGCAGCGTGATCGTATTTCTGCGCTAGATTGTTGAAACCGAAGACCTCAATTCTGGCCTTTTCGATCTGGGTCGTGAATGTTTTGGCCAGATCGTCGTTTGTGGCGGTGAACGGCGTAGAAATAAAGTTATACTTGGCGCCGCCGGTCCCGGCCCCATAGACCGTCTTATCCATCTTACCGACCGCCGGCGCGTCAGCGAACGGCGTAGGCGGCACAGTCTTGGCGACCGCTTTATAATATTCTTCCGGCGCTCCCGCCCCGACCTGGTTCTCGTGAGTAAATCCGTTGGTCCCCGCCGTAACTTTGCCGCCGTTGTAAGTGCCGCCGGGGACGACAACCATGCCCATGTCGTTGACCAGGACCGTCCAAACATTGTTGGCATTGTCCTTTTCATACTTACCTGTCCCGTCACCGGTCATAGCATAGATCGTCGGGCTCTTGATCTTTATCGGGTCCCAACTAATATCCAGGGATGATCCCGGCAGATCCGCCTTCCGGGAGATATACAGCCCGGTGTCAACTTCGGTTGTGATCCCCTGGCCAGCCGCCAGCGTTAAAAACTTGGCGGTGAGGTTCTTATAACCGCTGTCGACGTCGGCTTGAACTACGGGCAAGTCCGTCTGGTTAACGCCGTATGATGTGTTGTTAACCGTCTTAGCAACCACCCCAATATAATATGTTTTTGCCGTGATCGGGTTCATCTGCAGGTCTTCGATGGCGTTAACGGAAAATACGCCGCCGGTCTGGGTCGTCCCCTTCCCGTAAGCCTGAAGATAATTATTTGCTTGCGAATAAACATAGACATCAAATCCCGCCAGATCGGTGGCGGTCAAACCGGTCGCGCCGGGATCCAGGGTCCCGTT
This window of the Candidatus Margulisiibacteriota bacterium genome carries:
- the ssb gene encoding single-stranded DNA-binding protein, with product MANLNRIILIGRLTADPELRSTNDGLPVAKFRLSVERPATSHGENGADFIDIVAWRGLAEVCGQHLKKGHLALVEGRIQNRSFEDQSGQRRWVTEVVAKSMTELEKGTGSRVKEEAKVAVDEVVDDSGLEGDLPF
- the rpsF gene encoding 30S ribosomal protein S6, with translation MNPYELIIIMDPAHGEEKIGLVVGKVEEKIKELGGQIDKTEKWGTRRLQSILMKAKRLTQGYYVLVRFQSPPALPNQLIGYLKVNENIIRYLISQAVEPDAVRPERAERKDISGTPIEAVAVGEIKGEPLGESK
- the ssb gene encoding single-stranded DNA-binding protein, with amino-acid sequence MYNKVFLIGNLTRDPELRYTTSGIPVARFAIAVNRFKKGGAAEGEQDVDFINIVAWRRLAEICGEYLKKGRPVAIEGRLQIRTFTGKDGQPRTMSEVVADGMQMLGQRSQPSTINSQQSSVEGGQKTEDKGQKTDEVVEDEIPF
- the ychF gene encoding redox-regulated ATPase YchF: MGFTLGIVGLPNVGKSTLFNLLAQAKVDVSNYPFTTIKPNVGVVAVPDERVAQIAAVVGSAKTVPTVIGFYDIAGLVKGAHRGEGLGNQFLAHIREVNAIAHVVRCFPDPNITHVEGTVDPRRDIELINAELILADLATLESKLAPVKSALKIGDKNVLKYLHLLEKIKGELDSGRPARKVLPALSHEDLALLADLPLLTFKPVLYVANVDETGNRTEVDGVKALAAEENAGVVAICAKLEGEINELPPAEAEEYLKSVGLEDFALPRLIRAGYRLLDLITFFTANAKECRAWTVKQGTRAPRAVGQVHSAMEKGFIAAEVIGAAELVRAGSYAAARERGWLRTEGKEYQVKDGDLILVRFTP